Part of the Actinomycetota bacterium genome is shown below.
GGACGACCTCGTGGTCGCCGACGTCGGGCGTCGGCTCGCCCACCGGCACCGCGACCAACGCGCGGCCGTGCGCGCAGTCCAAAGCCTCGACGGTGTGGTGGCTCACGCCACGATGACGGGCGCGCCCGTCCGCGTCCGAGTAGCGCACCACGGCCACGGGTCTTCCTCCGAGCGCGCGGACGGCGTCGATCGCGGTCGCGGCTTCGATCGCGCTCGTGCCGGTTGCGGTCCCGGTCCCGACCACTCCCGGCCCCATGGCGACGACGACCGCGTCGGCACCGGTCATCGCGTCCGCGACCTGGAGCGCGGAGTGAAGGTTGACGGCCTCGTGGTCACCGCCGAACGCGTGGCCGCACGTGACCGTGGCGTCGAGCAACGACGCGGCGCGCAGGTCGGCAACCAGGTCGGAGAGCGCGAGCGGCAACGCGCCGCCGTCCGTCATGACGTAGGTGAGCCGTCGCCCCGGCGCCGTGCGCTTGAACGTGGCGGCGACGCAGGCGACCTGGCTGTGCAACCCACACACCACCACCGGCGTCCCGGCCAGGCCCGACGCGGGGTCGAAGGGCCCGAGCTCCTCGGCCGCGCCGGTGTCGACCTGCAGGCTCGTGTAACGCAACTTCATGATGTGGCCCGGCCCGGCGTGCGCCCACGACTCGCGCGCCAGGTTCCAGTGCACGACGTGCGAGCCGCCGGTGCCGAGGCCCAACTCCACCGCGGTCGTGTTCATCACGACGCGGTCCCCTACCGCCACCGGCCCGACGAGCTGCGTCAGCACGTAGGCCTTCTCGCCGTCGACCTCCACCCGCTGCAGGCCCGTGCGCTCCGACACGATGGCGGTGACGACGCCGGTGCGGAAGCTGGGCACGGCGGGCTACAGGCTCGCGATGAGCTTCTCCACGCGCTCGTCGCGTGACTTGAAGGGGTCCTTGCAGAGCACCGTGCGCTGCGCCTGGTCGTTCAGCTTGAGGTGGACCCAGTCGACCGTGTAGTCGCGCTTCCGCTCCTTGGCCCGGCGGATGAACTCGCCGCGCAACCGGGCACGCGTCGTCTCGGGCGGGTTGAGCACCGCGCTCTCGACGGCCTCGTCGGTGCACACGCGGTCGACGAGGTTGCGCGCCTGCATGCGGTAGTAGAGGCCCCGGTCGCGATTGACGTCGTGGTACTGGAGGTCCATGAGGGCCACCTTGGGGTGCGTGAGCTGCAGGCCGTGGCGGGCGCGGTAGCCCTCGATGAGACGGTGCTTGATGACCCAGTCGCATTCCCGGTCGAGGCTCAGCGGATCGGTCTCGAGCCCGCTGAGGCAGTGCTCCCACATCTTCAGTGCCTGCTCCTCGAGTGGACCGAGACCCCGCGTCTCGCTGTAGCGCAGGGCCCGGTTGAGGTACTCGGACTGGATGTCGATCGCGCTGGCTTCGCGCCCGTTCGCCAGGCGGACCCGCCGCCGGCACGTCATGTCGTGGCTGATCTCGCGAATGGC
Proteins encoded:
- a CDS encoding DUF3866 family protein: MPSFRTGVVTAIVSERTGLQRVEVDGEKAYVLTQLVGPVAVGDRVVMNTTAVELGLGTGGSHVVHWNLARESWAHAGPGHIMKLRYTSLQVDTGAAEELGPFDPASGLAGTPVVVCGLHSQVACVAATFKRTAPGRRLTYVMTDGGALPLALSDLVADLRAASLLDATVTCGHAFGGDHEAVNLHSALQVADAMTGADAVVVAMGPGVVGTGTATGTSAIEAATAIDAVRALGGRPVAVVRYSDADGRARHRGVSHHTVEALDCAHGRALVAVPVGEPTPDVGDHEVVHVEVPEMSALLSSHGLTVTTMGRGPDADPGFFRYAGAGGVAAGQLLG